The following proteins are co-located in the Bordetella bronchialis genome:
- a CDS encoding LysR substrate-binding domain-containing protein, which produces MKGSRLSLTSLRIFLAAARHLNFSRAAEQLHLTQSAVSKHIQALETRLGASLFKRTATGLRLTHAGALYLERVSAAMRLLDEADAVVARPDARVALNIAVSPSFAQFCLIPGLREFFDAHPEIRINLRPRLLYGRDKAERFDAEIQLHTGHMTGMTTQYLCGREMALVGAPSLFARSPVRSLEDLAQVPLLKRAQRGYGWDEWKADMAPSWPGPAATAPEYEGFSVLMPAVLNGLGVAIVPLCMVADALRSGQLQRPFGESVEGRYAYYLMRPRPDVGGPYLDAWCEWIAGRAAALNETVGKLD; this is translated from the coding sequence GTGAAAGGCTCGCGTCTTTCCCTGACCTCGCTGCGGATCTTCCTGGCCGCCGCGCGCCATCTCAACTTCAGCCGCGCGGCCGAACAGCTGCACCTGACGCAAAGCGCCGTCAGCAAGCATATCCAGGCGCTGGAAACCCGCCTGGGCGCCAGCCTCTTCAAGCGTACCGCCACCGGCCTGCGGCTGACGCATGCCGGGGCGCTGTACCTGGAACGGGTCAGCGCCGCCATGCGCCTGCTGGACGAGGCCGATGCGGTCGTCGCGCGACCCGACGCGCGCGTCGCCCTGAACATCGCCGTATCGCCTTCCTTCGCGCAGTTCTGCCTGATTCCCGGCCTGCGCGAGTTCTTCGACGCCCACCCCGAAATCCGTATCAATCTGCGGCCGCGCCTGCTTTACGGGCGCGACAAGGCCGAACGCTTCGACGCCGAAATCCAGCTGCACACGGGCCACATGACCGGCATGACCACGCAGTACCTGTGCGGCCGCGAAATGGCCCTGGTCGGCGCGCCCTCGCTGTTCGCGCGCAGCCCCGTGCGCAGCCTGGAAGACCTGGCCCAGGTTCCCCTGCTGAAACGCGCCCAGCGCGGCTATGGCTGGGACGAATGGAAGGCCGATATGGCGCCCTCCTGGCCGGGCCCGGCCGCCACGGCCCCGGAATACGAGGGCTTTTCCGTCCTGATGCCGGCGGTGCTGAACGGCTTGGGCGTGGCGATCGTGCCGCTGTGCATGGTGGCCGATGCGCTGCGGTCCGGCCAGCTGCAGCGGCCCTTCGGCGAGTCCGTCGAGGGTCGCTATGCCTATTACCTCATGCGCCCGCGCCCCGATGTGGGCGGGCCGTACCTGGATGCCTGGTGCGAATGGATCGCCGGCCGGGCGGCCGCCCTGAACGAGACCGTCGGCAAGCTGGACTGA
- a CDS encoding LysR family transcriptional regulator: MDRFQAMQVFVRVVDANSFTRAADHLALPRTTVTTIIQNLEKLLNVRLLNRTTRRLSLTPDGAAYYERCVRILADVEEAEAAFMDASRRPRGKLRIDTPAAIGRLILIPSLCEFHQRYPDIELVIGMGDRPVDLVQEAVDCVIRVGELKDSSMVARRIGMFEGITCGAPDYIESHGEPQTLEDLADHVAVHYFSSRTGRVIDWDFMVDGEAVEVKMRGVVSVNDADAYMACGLQGFGLIQPPRYMALPYLQSGALKEVLPAWKPKPMPISVVYPHNRHLSPKVRAFTDWAAEIFSRCPLLSGRADAVDSECTWAGQNPAGGHAAASPAERAAPARGLSVPAPLPAPVAS; this comes from the coding sequence ATGGATCGTTTTCAAGCCATGCAGGTATTCGTCAGGGTCGTCGACGCGAACAGCTTCACCCGCGCCGCGGATCACCTGGCGCTGCCCCGTACCACCGTCACCACCATCATCCAGAACCTGGAAAAGCTGCTCAATGTGCGCCTGTTGAACCGCACCACGCGGCGGCTCAGCCTGACGCCGGACGGCGCCGCCTACTACGAGCGCTGCGTACGGATCCTGGCCGACGTGGAGGAAGCCGAGGCCGCGTTCATGGACGCCTCGCGGCGCCCCCGCGGCAAGCTGCGCATCGACACGCCCGCGGCCATCGGCCGGCTGATCCTGATTCCATCGCTCTGCGAATTCCACCAGCGCTACCCCGACATCGAGCTGGTCATCGGCATGGGCGACCGTCCGGTGGACCTGGTGCAGGAAGCGGTCGACTGCGTGATCCGGGTGGGCGAACTCAAGGATTCCAGCATGGTGGCCCGCCGTATCGGCATGTTCGAAGGCATTACCTGCGGGGCGCCGGACTATATCGAATCCCACGGCGAACCGCAAACGCTGGAAGACCTGGCCGACCATGTCGCCGTGCATTATTTCTCCAGCCGTACCGGCCGCGTCATCGACTGGGACTTCATGGTGGACGGCGAGGCCGTGGAGGTCAAAATGCGCGGCGTTGTTTCCGTCAACGACGCGGATGCCTATATGGCCTGCGGCCTGCAGGGTTTCGGGCTGATCCAGCCGCCCCGCTACATGGCCTTGCCTTATCTGCAAAGCGGCGCCCTGAAGGAAGTCCTGCCGGCCTGGAAGCCCAAGCCCATGCCGATTTCGGTCGTGTATCCGCACAATAGGCACTTGTCGCCCAAGGTCCGCGCCTTCACCGACTGGGCTGCCGAAATATTCAGCCGCTGCCCGCTGCTCAGCGGCCGGGCCGACGCCGTGGACAGCGAGTGCACCTGGGCAGGGCAGAATCCCGCGGGCGGGCATGCCGCCGCGAGCCCGGCCGAGCGCGCCGCCCCGGCACGCGGCCTGTCGGTTCCCGCGCCCCTGCCGGCGCCGGTGGCGTCGTGA